In Oncorhynchus mykiss isolate Arlee chromosome 32, USDA_OmykA_1.1, whole genome shotgun sequence, the DNA window GGCCTGGTCAGCTAATTTCCTCCTTTCCATCTTCACATCACGCAGCCTGGGGTGAACACAGAGGAAGATTTCTAACATTCAGACATAATCACAGGACAGGTAAAACAAATTGAAAATATAATTCACGATAAACAGAATGACCATTTCTGTATTACAGTCGAGGCTTTCACAAGTTCTAGAGTTCTAACACCTCTGTGCATGTGGTGTAAAGTGTAACCTCATTGGCTTTTCAGAGGGGAATATCTAAGCTGATTGGTGGGTTACTTGGGGAAGTGTGTTTTGAATGGTGCTTTACCGGTGGATTGCGAGCAGCAGCTTCCTCTGGTGCATGCGCACTCTGCAGTGGTCTCTCTCCCTGGCCAGCTTGGTGTGTTTGTAGATCATCCAGGTCTCTCTCAGTACATTTGCTGCAGCAATTTTTATCTGGAAGAGAACAATTGCTTCCTCATCCAACACTCAGTTTTcaatgtgtgcatcccaaatggcaccctattaccggtgcactatatatggaataggttgccatttgtgaGACAGTCCATGATTCATACAACTTTACAGGTCAACATTGAATGTCTCACATATGTTAAGTCAAGGTTCCAAAGACCACTATTGAATACATTCACATGCTAATTAAGTCAGGTGAGTTTTACCCCTTTTGTAAAGTGGGAATCCATCATGAAGTTGTGGACGTGTTTCTCTGCCCTGGTCAGCTCCAGTTTCCTGGCAACCACGGCAACCACCAGCACTGTGCAACCAGCCCCCTTGTGTGtgtatgacagagagagaaataaacaaaacaaaaaaggttAAAGGCCCAGCGCAATCAAAATCTAGATGGTCCTGTTTTATTTCCATACTAGGAGTTGGAATAGAactatgaaattgtgaaaattatgataatgcccttttagtgtaggagctatttgaaaagaccgcctgaaattttagcctgttttggtgggatggagttttggcctaccCGGTGACACCACCAggcggtaaatgagttaatagaccaataagaaagagatttccaaaccaataacagctagttttcagttttcccctccccactcagactactgccagacagtcctagctaaattcttgcttgggATATTGGTCTTGCTAAGAAGTCAATTTTGTTAAATTTTCACTATTTTAATTGAGAACAATCACAGTAGGGTACTTAATTGTtaaccagaaatgatttgatattgagataaaaatggctgcattgggtcTTTAAGGAAAAGAAGACAGTATGCTAATGACCACAATTACAATGATTCCCACCACCTTCTCTTTTAAAGATTTCATCAAATTATTCCAAGGCACCGGCAACAAGCCAACTCAGCTGTGCGATTGCCTTTCCTATTTCGCCGAAGCTGCTTACCATGATCCCAGTGAGTAGACAGATGCTGCGGCCACAGTAGGTGTGGGGAACAACATCCCCATAACCAATGGACAAGAAGGTGACCGAGACCATCCACAGGGCCTCCATGTAGTTACTGCTCAGGTCCTTATAGTTGTGGTGTCTAGAGGACAAGGGAGGGATGATGGTTCAGATTTTCCTCTGTCTTGTCCACTCTTACCATATTAACATTTAACAAAAAACTAGTTTCTGTCTAGGAGTGTGATATTTGACTGTATTTTTTATATGACTGACTGAGCTTATGATGGGCCCATCTGATATTAGTCACAGTACAGGTTGGTCCaagtaatatacagtggggcaaaaaagtatttagtcagccaacaattgtgcaagttctcccacttaaaaagatgagagaggcctgtaattttcatcataggtacacttcaactatgacagacaaaatgagaaaaaaaatcaaaaaaatcacattgtaggatttttaatgaatttatttgcaaataatggtggaaaataagtatttggtcaataacaaaagtttatctcaatactttgttatataccctttgttggcaatgacagagatcaaacgttttctgtaagtcttcacacactgttgctggtattttggcccattcctccatgcatatctcctctagagcagtgaggttttggggctgttgctgggcaacacggactttcaactccctccaaagattttctatggggttgagatctggagactggctaggccactccaggaccttgaaatgcttcttacgaagccactctttcgttgcccgggcggtgtgtttgggatcattgtcatgctgaaagacccagccacgtttcatcttcaatgcccttgctgatggaaggatgttttcactcaaaatctcacgatacatggccccattcattctttacacggatcagtcgtcctggtccctttgcagaaaaacagccccaaagcatgatgtttccacccccatgcttcacagtaggtatggttttctttggatgcaactcagcattctttgtcctccaaacacgacgagttgagtttttaccaaaaagttatattttggtttcatcatgttaccatatgacattctcccaatcttcttctggatcatccaaatgctctctagcaaacttcagacgggcctggacatgtactggcttaagcagggggacacgtctggcactgcaggatttgagtccctggcggcgtagtgtgttactgatggtaggctttgttactttggtcccagctctctgcaggtcattcactaggtccccctgtgtggttctgggatttttgctcactgttcttgtgaacattttgaccccacggggtgagatcttgcgtggagccccagatcgagggagattatcagtgatcttgtatgtcttccatttcctaataattgctcccacagttgatttcttcaaaccaagctgcttacctattgcagattcagtcttcccagcctggtgcaggtctacaattttgtttctggtgtcctttgacagctctttggtcttggccatagtggagtttggagtgtgactgtttgaggttgtggacaggtgtcttttatactgataacaagttcaaacaggtgccattaatacaggtaacgagtggaggacagaggagcctcttaaagaagaagttacaggtctgtgagagccagaaatcttgcttgtttgtaggtgaccaaatacttattttccaccataatttgcaaataaattcattaaaaatcctacaatgtgattttctggatttttttccttctcattttgtctgtcatagttgaagtgtacctatgatgaaaattacaggcctctgtcatctttttaagttggagaacttgcacaattggtggctgactaaatacttttttgccccactgtagtcaCTAAGGCCGGGATTAAATCGAAGGCACGTCCCAGCACTACAGACAATGCGTCTTTTAAAATGCCATTTCCCCGACGTTTGCAATGGTAAATGCTACGGACGTCGGCTGAAGTATCAAATTACCTTTAAAAGGCGCATTATCTGTAGTGTTGGGACGTGCCTTcgattgtagtgtagtgtagtgtagtgcctTTGAATCAGTGTTAATTTTGgccctttttttaaatgtagtctAGTTTTAGACAAGGATATATTTGTCAAAATTACTTAAGTCACATTTGTCATTTAAATCATGATTTAGCCTAGTTAATCAAAATGAAAAAAACGTTTTAGTCAATTAAATGCCCTTTAATTTTAGTCACATTTTAATACACACATAgggtattcagaaagtattcagacccctttacttttcccatattttgttaaaatggattaaaaatataTTCTTAATCAatatgcacacaataccccataatgacaaagcaaaaacgggtttCTAGACTTTTTGTtacatttataaaataaaaaaagcagaaattttacatttacatacagtttaaactcagtttttcacaattcctggcatttaatcctagtaaaaattccctgtcttaggtaagttaggaccaccactttattttaagaatgtgaaatgtcagaataatagtagacttttatttctttcatcacattcccagtgggtcagaagtttacatacactcaattagtatttggtagcattgccttgaaattgtttaacttgggtcaaccattttgggtagccttccaaaagcttcccacaataagttggatgaatattggcccattcctcctgacagagctgttgtaactgagtcaggtttgtaaggcctccttgctcgcacacactttttcagttctgcgcacacattttctataggattgaggtcagggctttgttatggccaccccaataccttgactttgttgtccttaagccattttgccacaactttggaagtatgcttgcggtcaatgtccatctggaagacccatttgcgaccaagctgtaacttcctgactgatgtcttgagatgttgcttcaatatatccacataattttccttcctcatgtagccatctattttgtgaagtgcaccagtccctcttgcagcaaagcacccccacaacatgatgctgccacccccgtgcttcacggttgggatggtgttcttcggcttgcaagcctccccctttttcctccaaacataacgatggtcattatggccaaacagttatatttttgtttcatcagaccagaggacatttctccaaaaagtaagatatttgtccccatgtgcagttgcaaactgtggtctggcttttttttatggaggttttggagcggtggcttcttccttgccgagcagcctttcaggctcgttttactgtagatatagatacttttgtacctgtttcctccagcctcttcacaaggtcctttgctgtcgtTCTGGAATTtaattgcacttttcgcaccaaagtacattaatctctgaACCAaacttctggaggtctacaatttttttctgaggtcttggctgatttcttttgacttccccatgatgtcaagcaaagaggcgctgagtttgaaggtacgccttgaaatacatccacaggtacacctccaattgactcaaattatgtcaattaaactatcagaagcttctaaagccatgacatcattttctggaattttctaagctgtttaaaggcacagtcaacttaggttatgtaaacttctgacccactggaattgtgataccgtgaattataagtgaaataatctgtctgcaaacaattgttggaagaattacttgtgtcacgcacaaagtagatgtcctaaccgtcttgccaaaactatagtttgctaacaagatatttgtggcgtggttgaaaaacgagttttaatgactccaacctaagtgtatgtaaacttccaacttcaactgtgtgtattcatttactcagtactttgttgaattaCCTTTGGCAGAAATGACAGCCTtcagtcttcttggatatgacgctacaagcttggcgcacctgtatttgaggagctTCTCctattgttctctgcagatcctctcaagctctgtccggttggaAGGTGCacagctgcacagctattttcaggtctctccagagatgttagatcaggttcaagtctgggctctggctgggccactcaaggacattgtcttggctgtgtgcttagtgtcgttgtcctgttggaaggggaaccttcgccccagtcctaggtcctgagcactctggagcaggatttcatcaaggatcaatgtactttgctccgttcatctttcccttcgatcctgactagtctccctgctactgaaaaacatccccacagcatgatgctgccaccaccatgcttcaccgtagggatagtatTGGGCAGGTGATGAGCCGTGACTGGTTGCCTCCAGATGTGACTCTTATTCCATTTTCTCTacatctaaaggcacaacctagaatcgagccaatgtcttaagtagttgaacatgttattactccaacctcgtgaaagtgacaaactaacatgttttcatttttgtcaaaaacaactttatatataCTTTTATAACCTTTGATTTGATGGCctttgtgaaatatattttccataaccacaaatattgtattttcagccatttgaagctggtgtacaaaaccaaaagaaatagtgcacatagaacagatctaccgcttcttagacttgcttacAATGAgcatgacagatctataacttacGTTTCTATATGAATTTGTttgggttgcccaaaaagttacatattgcagctttaactcAAAATAAAGTtctttacccagtcagatatagtgtAGTGCAAGAGGAATTTAGTCAATAAATAGTTTGCTAtcccttttcttttcttttctttctgtTCTTTCTGTGCcagcaaatgtatttatttactagAAATTTATCAGGATGAAATCTCTTGAGATGCACCATCTCGTTTTCAAGAATGTCCAaatcaaaaaacaaacaaacaatagtTAGTAAGGATGGATCGAAATTTAAGGAATGGTAGctggagggtcatgctttttcaattttggtcaaggggagggtttagtatttaatctagtccaggggagggtcatgtaatttcTAATTCATGAAAATTAGacatttctcagtgttttagagttagttgcttattaggctatacagtgcatttggagagtattcagaccccttgactttttccaaattttgttacgttacagccttattctaaaattaatttgttttattcccccacataaatctacacacaatatcccataataacaaaccaaaaacaggtttttagaaatgtttgcaaatgtggggggaaaaagtatttagtcagccaccaattgtgcaagttctcccacttaaaaagatgagaggcctgtaattttcatcataggtacacttcaactatgacagacaaaatgagaagaaaaaaatccagaaaatcacattgtaggatttttagtttatttatttgcaaattatggtggaaaataagtatttggtcacctacaaacaagcaagatttctggctctcacagacctgtaacttcttctttaagaggctcctctgtcctccactcgttacctgtattaatggcatctgtttgaacttgttatcaatttaaaagacacctgtccacaacctcaaacagtcacactaaaactccactatggccaagaccaaagagctgtcaaaggacaccagaaacaaaatt includes these proteins:
- the LOC110487680 gene encoding small conductance calcium-activated potassium channel protein 3-like, coding for MNIIITCIQIHFNSRFVVKALMTIYPGTVLMIFSVSLWLIAAWGLHVCERHHNYKDLSSNYMEALWMVSVTFLSIGYGDVVPHTYCGRSICLLTGIMGAGCTVLVVAVVARKLELTRAEKHVHNFMMDSHFTKGIKIAAANVLRETWMIYKHTKLARERDHCRVRMHQRKLLLAIHRLRDVKMERRKLADQANTLVDLCKMQNLMYDVLSEVSGCRGDLEKHTNSLQQNVEELREGFRTLMPLLSSTLATQNASIRHLLREREEQAVTWSMAGQDK